Sequence from the Rutidosis leptorrhynchoides isolate AG116_Rl617_1_P2 chromosome 3, CSIRO_AGI_Rlap_v1, whole genome shotgun sequence genome:
CATTTATGGCCATTTGGTGAACTCAAACACCTTAAGAACAATATCCCACCCTGTCGGAATCTGCCATACGAAAAGAAGAACATTTAACACGTTCAACGCTATATGAAGGTTTCTTGCCGTTTCATTTCCTTTCTGCATAGGAGGTACTAATGCAGCAGCTGCAGCCCATAACACCGTTATCGCTGTTCCAAAAGTTAAGTATTCACTAGTCATTTATCACTTATATATTTTAAAACATGCAACTTACACACTTTACTCCATGTTCATTTATCAGATAATGATAATCAAATActaatgcttatatatatatatatatatatatatatataaaattaaaattttagtaATAGGTACAATATTAGTTACCTGCACCGGCGAATAGATGGGGCCCCGGAAATAGTTTTCCTGTCCTGAGATAAGTGTTAACTCCACCACCAACGGACTCAAACACACCAAATGCAAGCAATATTGAACCTGCATTGAAGTGTTTTTCCTTATATTGTCCCTTGATCAACACCTTTCTCTCCTGTTTAGATATAAACCATAAGAGTAGGTATAAGTATAAATTAATGTATGAGTAAAAACAAACTACAACATTTTTATTTAACACTATAATACATTGCTACAGTCAGTAAAAGAAAATGAAAACAAGTCAATTATAATTGAGACTGTGTTAGTGAGTTACTATGATTGTTCTAAAAAATTGTAAGTATCCCGTTAGGATTTGTAGCATAATACTAAAAGTATGGGCGATTTGTTGCAAAATGCAAGTATTTTGCAGCTACGAATTTATAAGTTTTGTTATAAAAGGTGGCCTTATACATCCACACGAGCAGAGCAATGATATATGTTTAAGATATACTTAATAGAAAGCAATATAAGCCGATAGACACGACAACTTAATTTTAACAAAGTACTTTAACGACCGTTAGTGATAGGAACCACCCACCTAACTTGTGTAAACTATGGTGACCAACTACGTCAGCAAAAATTACAGAGACCACCGGTCCACCGTGAGTAATATGGGGGTAAACCACAGTGTACcatttcacccggtaccaggtctcgcaccTGGggagcttgattacccgaggtttaccCTCTATGGGGAGCCAATTTGCTCGTTCATAGGGGGTTTCCAAgctaattcaaaaaaaaaaaaaaaagagcaagatCTAATATAAGAAATGGTACACTCTGAGGTCTACCCAAACCCAAGTCCCTTATTTTTGAAGATAAACTGAAGTTTCTCATACATTTATTTTCAAAACTTACAAGAACAAACTCACTTATAAGTTATAACTGAGATAGTCGAATAAGATTGTACAAAGCCAAACAAACCTCAGATAGTTGTTGAATCTTGGATTGAATTGGGGAAGGTGGAGGAGATTCAATTGGAGTTCCTTCAGGGGTGACTGCAACCGGTTTCTcttgtttttttaaatcattaatttcatCTTGTATTGTTCTTACCCTTCTCCATTGCCACCCTAAATAACCAGCATATAATGTGTATGCAAACAAACCACCCATTACTATTGGATGAATCAAAGCCAATGATCTCCCTTCCAATATTCCATATTCACCCCCTGCTGCAAATGCATCctgtttaatttaattaaatttcaAACTAACATTAATAACACAAACATACAAAATGGTGCATAAATTTAACAAAGAAGTAATAGAAGATGCATGATCAAATTTCTCTCATCAAAAGTAgtgaaaaaaaaaatcattttttgtcattaaataagtgaaagttccaaatttttttttaacaaaattcTAACGACAGCCTTTCTGTCGTTAACGCTCATAAAGGTGTTGTGCATAGTGGTTATATGTTAACTTATTACTTTTAGGTGACAGTTACTGAATTGTACAACACCTTTATGTGTGTTAACGACAACTCTAAGGGTCGTCATTAGAAAATTCTAAAAAAATATAGATAACTATTCAAGTTCTCAAATATCAGAAATTGAACTGTAATCCTGTATTTGTCAACaaaaaattgttaattttataTGTTTCAAGAATTGGACCTTTACTCTTGTTTTTAA
This genomic interval carries:
- the LOC139898392 gene encoding uncharacterized protein, coding for MAATLACLQIPTVSSKSSHSSDSNSQSQLLIPSINLTKLPINLNHLKPLSAVALPFFLNPQDAFAAGGEYGILEGRSLALIHPIVMGGLFAYTLYAGYLGWQWRRVRTIQDEINDLKKQEKPVAVTPEGTPIESPPPSPIQSKIQQLSEERKVLIKGQYKEKHFNAGSILLAFGVFESVGGGVNTYLRTGKLFPGPHLFAGAAITVLWAAAAALVPPMQKGNETARNLHIALNVLNVLLFVWQIPTGWDIVLKVFEFTKWP